In Paramicrobacterium humi, the genomic stretch TCGACGCGCAGCAGCGGGCCGACGCGCAGCACCAAACGGATGCGCAGGGCACCCCGAACGGCCCGAACCGTCCATAGTCGGCTCGACTCGACGTTCTCGTCTGTCCCGACGCGTGAACCCGTTTCGTCCAAGCGTCGAAGGTCAGGTCAGAATTGCGGATTCTCCGGGTATTCGTCGGCCCACTTCTCGTCGTCCGCGATGGTCGCGTCGACTGGCTCATCGGCGTCGGCACCGACGAGGTCAGCGATCTCGTGGTCATCTACCGGCCGGTCCCGATCGAGGGGCTCGAATCCGACCTTCGATTCCGTCCGGATTCGGTAGCTGCGTCCGAGAGGTGATGTCCAGATGACGTTGCCCATCGGGTCGCGTTCGACGGCCCATCTGGTCGCGTGCTTCAGAGTGTGATGCGCTCTGCACGTGGCCTGGCAGTTGTCGAGGTCGGTCTCACCTCCGAACTGCCAATCGACCACGTGGTCGAGGTCGCACTGCCGGGCTGATCGGTTGCAGCCCGGGAACCGGCAGGTGACGTCCCGGATCTCGATCGCCTTCCGCAGGTCCGCGGGCACCTGGTAGCGGTCGCGGCCCACCGAGAGGACCGCGCCGGTCTCGGGGTTCGTCAGCAGGCGGGTGAAGCTTGGCGCCTGTGCGGCGAGCCGGCGGGCGGTCTCGGGGTCGATCGGCCCGTATCCCTCGAGATCCGCCGGTTCGTCACTCAGTCCCATGAGTGTGAACACCGGAACCGTCACGTGCACGGTCGGGCGAATCGCCCCCATACGGCCAGCCAGCGCGGGACCTGTCGCCGCGTCATCGTCGGCCGGGTCGGTGCCGCTGACGAAGCCCGTCATCGCGGCGTCGACGAACGAGTCGACGGTCAGCTGGGCGACGGTGCGCTCGTCGCCCGCTTTCCGCAACGACTTCGCGGTGGCGTGGGACGCGTTGTAGAGGCTCTGCACGATTTCGATGCGGTCGTAGCAGGCGAGCCAGCCCATGCCGTCGTGGCCCTTCCACACTTCCAGGCGCCGCTCCTCGAGGGCGCTCGTGTGGCGCTCGGTGATCGACTCCGGCGCAAGGCCTTCCCGGATGCGGATCGCCTGCGCCTTCAGCTGGCTCGGTGTGCTCGTCTCCGCGTACTCCAACACCGCCTCCTCGAACACGGCGAGGTCGTCGCGATCCAGTCCGGTCGACTCCCGAACGATGCACTCCGCGTGCGGCAACGAGATCCGGCCGGCCTTCAGCGACCGGAGAGTGTCCGGAAAGTCGGCGACGAGCACCTCGGCCGTCTCGAGCATGGACCGGACTTTGCTTTCGGACACGTGCAGCGCGAGCGCGAGGTCGGCACCCAGCGATCGACGAACCATCTCGCGGGTCCTGCCGTCGGCAGCCCCGGAGCCCGTGACCAGTTGAGGGTCCGACAGTGCGAGTTCCAGAACGTTCACGAGCTGGCCGGTCATCTTCGCTTGAGCGCGAGCGATTCGCGCGTGCTGGGCGGCAATGTCGTCGACCAGGCCCGAGAGCCGGTCGGCCCAACGGCGAGGACCGCCGGGATCATCGGGTCTGCCCCGTAATTCGTCTTCGAATTTCATGACGGTAGTCAATCACGAGCCACCGACATTCATTCGAATACGCGTACTAGCCAGAGTTCCTCACTCGTGCTCGCTGCGCGCGCTCGGCGATGCTCAGGCCCAGCGAGGCGAGCACAACGATGAGAAGCCCCCAGACGCCGATGAGCACGAGGCCGTGCTTCAGGGAACCGATCTCGTGCAACAGCCACGTCAGTGCGGCGCAGCCCGTGACGAGCGCGGCCGCGGTCGCGATCCAGATCCGGCTGCGGGCGTCGCTCGAGTGCCTCAGCAGCACGAGCACGAGAGCGGCGGCAACCGAGGCGACGAGCCCGACGACGGCACCGATAACGGCCGAGATGAGCCCGAACACGACGGCGAGCTCCGGAGCCATCCCGTCGGGCGAGTTCGCCCCCTCGATGAGCGTGCCGACGGCTGTATAGCCACCACCCGCGACGGCTCCTCCGACGGTCGCGGCGAGCACCATCGTCACGATGTTCCCGAAGCGCCACATGCTTTCAGTGTGCACCAGCCGGGCGACGCCGTCGGACCATCGCGTCACACCTGTTGGGGTGACAGCGCGGTGTCAGGGCTGCAGCGCAGCGGCATCCGCCCCCAACGCATCCTGTGCCTCGACCAGGCGCAGCGCCCGCTCGACCTTGTCGACGTCGCGCACGGCGCCCTTGTCGGCCGATAGCGCCATCGCGGCGTACGCGCGAAGCGCCGGCGAGACCACGCGCTCGCGTTCACGCGGCTTGAAGCCGCCGTTCGCGAGCAGGGCGCGGCGGCGCTCGTCGAGCACGGCCTCGTCGACGTCGAGGGTCATCGAGCGGCTCGGGATGTCGATCGAGACGATGTCGCCGTCCTCGACGAGGGCGATGAGCCCGCCGGATGCCGACTCGGGCGAGATGTGGCCGATCGAGAGGCCGGAGGTGCCGCCCGAGAAGCGGCCGTCGGTGATGAGCGCGCACTTCTTGCCGAGCCCGCGGCCCTTGAGGAACGACGTCGGGTACAGCATCTCCTGCATGCCCGGGCCGCCCTTCGGGCCCTCGTAGCGGATGACGACCACATCGCCCTCGCCGACCTCCTTCGAGAGGATCTTCTGCACGGCCTCGTCCTGCGACTCGCACACGACGGCCGGGCCCGAGAACGTCCAGATCGACTCGTCGACGCCGGCGGTCTTCACGACGGCGCCGTCGACGGCGAGGTTGCCGCGCAGCACCGCGAGCCCGCCGTCCTTCGAGTAGGCGTGGGCGACGTCGCGGATGCAGCCCTCGGCGGCATCCGTGTCAAGCGTCGCCCAGCGCTCCGACTGGCTGAAGGCCGTCGACGAGCGCTTGCCGCCCGGTGCGGCGTACCAGAGGTCCATGGCGTCGTCGGATGCCGCTCCGCCGCGCACGTCCCACGCGTCGAGCCACTCGACGAGCGAGGGCGAGTGCACGCTGTGCACGTCCTCGTTGAGCAGACCGCCGCGACGCAGCTCGCCGAGGATCGCGGGGATGCCGCCGGCGCGGTGCACGTCCTCCATGTAGTAGGTGCGGTCCTTCGCCACGTTCGGCGCGACCTTCGCGAGGCACGGCACGCGGCGCGATACCGCGTCGATCTCGTCGAGACCGAAGTCGACGCCGGCCTCGTGCGCGGCGGCGAGCAGGTGCAGGATCGTGTTCGTCGAGCCGCCCATGGCGATGTCGAGCGCCATGGCGTTGCCGAACGCCTCGGGGGTCGCGATCGAGCGCGGCAGCACCGACGCGTCGTCCTCGTCGTAGTAGCGCTTCGCGATGTCGACGACCGTGGCGCCAGCGTTCTCGTACAGCACCTTGCGCGCCGTGTGGGTCGCGAGCACCGAGCCGTTGCCCGGCAGCGAGAGCCCCATCGCCTCGGTGAGGCAGTTCATCGAGTTCGCCGTGAACATGCCCGAGCACGAACCGCACGTGGGGCACGCGCTCTCCTCGATGCGGAGCATATCGGCGTCCGAGATGCTCTCGTTCACGGCATCCGATATCGCGTCGACGAGATCGAGCGAGCGCACCGTGCCGTCGACGAGTGTCGCCCGGCCGGACTCCATCGGGCCGCCGGAGACGAACACCGTCGGGATGTTCAGGCGCAGCGCCGCCATGAGCATGCCCGGCGTGATCTTGTCGCAGTTCGAGATGCACACGAGCGCGTCGGCGCAGTGCGCGTTGACCATGTACTCGACCGAGTCGGCGATGAGGTCGCGGCTCGGCAGGGAGTAGAGCATGCCCGAGTGGCCCATGGCGATGCCGTCGTCCACCGCGATCGAGTTGAACTCGCGGGGAATGCCGCCCGCCTGCTTCACGGCCTCGGAGACGATGCGGCCGACCGGCTGCAGGTGCGTGTGGCCGGGGACGAACTCGGTGAAGCTGTTCGCGATCGCGATGATCGGCTTGCCGAAGTCGCTTCCCGCGACGCCGGCCGCGCGCAGCAGTGCGCGGGCTCCGGCCATGTTCCGTCCGTGGGTGACTGTTCGAGAGCGCAATTGGGGCATGCAAGCAGTTTGAGGCAGTCGAGCGGATGCCGGAAGGCAGTGTTTCTACTAGTAGTGGCACTACTAGTGTTGAGTCATGGCGGATTCGCGGCGCACGGAACTCGGGGGCTTTCTGCGCGACCGGCGCACCCAGCTCTCGCGCACCGAGGTGGGCCTGCCGCCGCGCAGCCGAGGCGGGGACACCGGGCTTCGTCGCGAGGAGGTCTCGTACCTCTCGGGCGTGAGCGTCACGTGGTACACGTGGCTCGAGCAGGGCCGCGACATCAATCCGTCCCGCCAGGTGCTCGAGTCGATCGCGCGCACCCTGCGCCTCGATGCCTCAGAGCACGCGTACGTCCTCTCCCTTCTCGGCTACTCGGCGCCGCCCGCGGCGAGCGCACCGCCGAGCCATGAGGCGCCTGCCCACCTGAAGCGCCTGCTCGACGCGTGGGATGTGCCCGCCTTCGCGCTCGCCCCCGATTGGGGCGTGCTCGCGTGGAATGAGGCCTACGAGCGCCTCTACCCGGGCATCGGTTCCGTGGCGCCCGAGAACCGCAACCTGCTGTGGATGGTGTTCACCGACGGATACGTCCGCCGGCTGCTCCCCGACTGGGAGCTCACGAGCCGCCGCTTCCTCAGCGAGTTCCGCGCCGAGACCGGGCCCCGCCTCGGCGATCCGGCGCACGGCGTGCTCGTCGAGCGCCTGCGCGAGGCGAGTCCCGAGTTCCGCGCGGGCTGGGACAGCCGCGACATCCAGCGCTTCGCCTCGCGCGAGCGACTGTTCGATCACCCCGACGTCGGCTTGCTGCATCTCGAGCACCACCAGCTCGCTCTCTCCGACCACCCCGAGATCCACGTCGTCGTCTACACCCCGATGCCGGGGACGGATGCCGCCGAGCGCCTCGCCCGACTGCGCGAATAGCGTGCGGGCGTGTACTGCGCCGGCTCCGCGGCGTACCCTTCCTTGTGACGCGGCTGCACCGTCAAGGAGGACTCATGGCCGAACCGGAGATGCGAGTCGTTCCCGCGAACGAGGCGACCGCCGATCAGCTTGATGTGATTTTCGGCACGCGCGGCGAGCCGGCGCGCTGCCGTTGCCAGTGGTTCAAGTCACAGCAGAAGGAGTTCCGGGCCACTCCCATCGAGGAGCGAACCGAGGCGCACTATGCACAGACGGAGTGCGGGAATCCCGAGGCGTCGTCGACGAGCCGGCTTGTCGCGTTCCTCGACGATGAGCCCGTCGGCTGGTGCGCCGTCGAGCCACGCACCGCGTACCCGCGGCTGCTCAGTTCACGTTCGACCATTCCTTGGGCGGGCCGGAACGAGGACCGAGCGGACGGCGACGTGTGGTCGGTGACCTGCTTCGTGACACGGACGGGCTTTCGTCGACGCGGTGTGAGCCGCGCTCTTGCTCGCGCTTCCGTCGGCTTCGCTCAAGATCGGGGAGCGAGGGCGCTCGAGGGCTACCCGATGATCACGACCCCGGACACGAAGGTGACATGGGGTGAGCTCTTCGTGGGAAGCCGGGGGATTTTCGCGGATGCCGGGTTCACAGAGGTGAGCCGGCCGACGAAGCGCCGCGTCGTCATGCGAATCGACTTCTGAAAGGCGGCCGAGTCATGAGTGTGCGCAGCCTCAATCATGTGGGGATCGTGGTCGACGACCTCGATGCCGCGATCTCGTTCTTCGCTGCTCTCGGGGTGAACGTGCAGGGGCGATCATCCGTCGACGGCGAGTGGGTCGACAGGGTCATCGGCCTCGACGGAGTGCGCAGCGAGATCGTCTCCCTCAGGGTGCCGGGCAGCGACGTGTGGCTCGAGCTGTCGAAGTTCCACTCCCCCGGCATCGACGGCGCCCCGAACCAGCCGCCTGCGAACCGGCGCGGCCTGCGGCACCTCGCATTCGTCGTCGACGAGGTCGATGCCACGCTCGCGCATCTTCGAGAAATGGGCTACGACATGGTCGGGGAGGTGCAGGACTACGAGGACATCTACCGCCTCTGCTATGTTCGCGGTCCCGAGGGAATCATCGTCGAACTCGCCGAGGAGCTTGGCGCGGAGGAACGAGCGACGCCACCATCGGCAGAGGAAGCGGTGCACGCAAGAGTCATCACCCCGAATCTTCCCGTCGACGACATCGAGACGGCCAAGGAGTTCTACGTCGAGTTCCTCGGCCTGAGCGACGAGGAGTTCAACCTCGGCTGGGTGGCGCGCTTCACCTCACCAGACACCGGCGCGCACGTGCAGCTCGTCACGCGCGATGCCACGGCACCGGAAGACTCGCAGCTGTCGGTTCACGTCGACGATGTCGACGCCGCGTATGCCGAGGCCCAGCGTCGTGGCTACGAGATCGTCCATCCCCTCACGGAGGAGGAGTGGGGCGTGCGTCGTTTCTTCGTGCGCGCGCCGAATGGCAGCATCCTGAACATCGTCGCCCACCGGGACTGACCGCGAACTTCGCGTGCCCGCTCTACCTCACGCCGTGCGCTCCGGCGTGGGATGACTAGCCTGACGTCTCATGGCGAACGACATCTGCGCACCAATGTGCTTCGTCGCCGAGCAGCTCGATGGCCGTGCCGATCGGGCGGTAGCCGAGGTCGAGCGATGCGGAGGTGTCGAGCACGATCGGATGCGCAGCGTGCCACGGATGCTCCCCGCCATCAGCGCCGGCCGGCAGGAGGTCAAGCCTTCCGCTCCATCCCAGGTGTTCGCCGACAGCGGCGACGATCTGCGCCGCGGTCGGACCGTCGGGATCGGCGCTGTTCAGAATGCGCCGCCCCGGCCGGAGCGCGACAGTCTCGATGAGGGCAGCGGTGTTGACGGCGGCAGTGAGATGGTCCACGGATTCTCCGCGGTCGGCGAGAGCGATCACGGGCTCGCCACGCAGCATCCGTGTGACGAACGACCGCGTGCGCGGGTTCCGCGCCCATCGGCCGTGCACCTTCGACGGTCGGATGACGGTGACGGGAAGCCCGCTGTCGAGCGCTGTGTTCTCGGCGGCGACTTTCGAGGGCGCATAGCCCTCGCGGGTGAACGGCGAGACCTCGTCGCCAGCGGGCGGCAGGGTGCGGTTGTCTTCGCGAATCGGAAGCTCGAAGCGCGGCCGCTCGTCGCCGTTGATGTGTCTGCCGACGGAATCGACGTAGACGGCGCGGCTCGAGATCAGCACCGTTGACGCCGCGGACGACATGACAGGGAGAAGCGCGCGAACATCGCGCGCTGAGTAGGCAACGGCGTCGACGAGAAGCTCCGCACCCTCGCCCATCAGGGTGGCGATCTCTCCCGTATCCGCCCGGTCTATGGCGTGAAAGGCAACACCCGCGTCGCGGAGCTCGCCGGGCATTGCATTCGCGTGACGCCCCGTGACGTCGACGTCCCAGCCCCGCGAAGCGAGGCGCAACGCGGTGGCGCCACCGATCGCACCGGTTCCGCCCAAGATGATCGCACGCATGAAATCCTCCGCGGCCACGTTAGTGGACGATTGTCGCGCGCCAATATCTCGGGTCGAGCACGTTTCCGTTTACAGAAGATCAGCAATACTCGCAGGCGACGAGAGGTAGGAGCCCTCAAACCACGTGCTTAAATCTGCAGAACGGGCCGCCACGCCGCACAAGTCCGTTCTCAATCGGCGTGTCGTCCACATTTGCAGAAATTAGCCGCGCGATCTCTGCGGCTTAAACGACGGATGCCGCCGACGGGGCCCGTGCGGGGCGCCGTCGGCGGCATCCGATCTCTCAGTCTTCGGTGATGAGCGGGTACACGCCGTTCTCGTCGTGCACCTCGCGACCGGTCACCGGCGGGTTGAACACGCACACGCACTTGATCTCGGTGCGCGGGCGCACGATGTGCTTGTCGTGATCGTTGAGCAGGTAGACGGTCCCCGGCTTGAGCTCATGCGTCTCTCCCGTGCCCTTGTCGGTGATGGTGCCCTCACCTTGCGTGATGAACACGGCCTCGATGTGGTTGGCGTACCAGAACTCGCTCTCGGTCCCCGCGTAAAGCGTGGTCTCGTGCAGCGAGAAGCCGACGCCCTCCTTGGCGAGGATGATGCGCTTGCTTCGCCAGTTGTCGGTCTTGATGTCGGCGTCGGTGTCGGTGATCTCGTCGAGTGTGCGGACGATCATGCGTAGCTCTCCTCTCGGCCGGGGATGATGGATGCCGAGTCGGCGAGCTCTCCCGAGGCGACGCTCGCGAAGGCTCCCTCGAGAATCTCGAGCCCGGCCTCGAGTTCCTCGTCGGTGATGGTGAGCGCGGGCAGCGCCTTGACGACCTGGCCTTCCGGCCCGGCGGTCTCGATGA encodes the following:
- a CDS encoding HNH endonuclease signature motif containing protein, which encodes MKFEDELRGRPDDPGGPRRWADRLSGLVDDIAAQHARIARAQAKMTGQLVNVLELALSDPQLVTGSGAADGRTREMVRRSLGADLALALHVSESKVRSMLETAEVLVADFPDTLRSLKAGRISLPHAECIVRESTGLDRDDLAVFEEAVLEYAETSTPSQLKAQAIRIREGLAPESITERHTSALEERRLEVWKGHDGMGWLACYDRIEIVQSLYNASHATAKSLRKAGDERTVAQLTVDSFVDAAMTGFVSGTDPADDDAATGPALAGRMGAIRPTVHVTVPVFTLMGLSDEPADLEGYGPIDPETARRLAAQAPSFTRLLTNPETGAVLSVGRDRYQVPADLRKAIEIRDVTCRFPGCNRSARQCDLDHVVDWQFGGETDLDNCQATCRAHHTLKHATRWAVERDPMGNVIWTSPLGRSYRIRTESKVGFEPLDRDRPVDDHEIADLVGADADEPVDATIADDEKWADEYPENPQF
- the ilvD gene encoding dihydroxy-acid dehydratase — encoded protein: MPQLRSRTVTHGRNMAGARALLRAAGVAGSDFGKPIIAIANSFTEFVPGHTHLQPVGRIVSEAVKQAGGIPREFNSIAVDDGIAMGHSGMLYSLPSRDLIADSVEYMVNAHCADALVCISNCDKITPGMLMAALRLNIPTVFVSGGPMESGRATLVDGTVRSLDLVDAISDAVNESISDADMLRIEESACPTCGSCSGMFTANSMNCLTEAMGLSLPGNGSVLATHTARKVLYENAGATVVDIAKRYYDEDDASVLPRSIATPEAFGNAMALDIAMGGSTNTILHLLAAAHEAGVDFGLDEIDAVSRRVPCLAKVAPNVAKDRTYYMEDVHRAGGIPAILGELRRGGLLNEDVHSVHSPSLVEWLDAWDVRGGAASDDAMDLWYAAPGGKRSSTAFSQSERWATLDTDAAEGCIRDVAHAYSKDGGLAVLRGNLAVDGAVVKTAGVDESIWTFSGPAVVCESQDEAVQKILSKEVGEGDVVVIRYEGPKGGPGMQEMLYPTSFLKGRGLGKKCALITDGRFSGGTSGLSIGHISPESASGGLIALVEDGDIVSIDIPSRSMTLDVDEAVLDERRRALLANGGFKPRERERVVSPALRAYAAMALSADKGAVRDVDKVERALRLVEAQDALGADAAALQP
- a CDS encoding helix-turn-helix transcriptional regulator; translated protein: MADSRRTELGGFLRDRRTQLSRTEVGLPPRSRGGDTGLRREEVSYLSGVSVTWYTWLEQGRDINPSRQVLESIARTLRLDASEHAYVLSLLGYSAPPAASAPPSHEAPAHLKRLLDAWDVPAFALAPDWGVLAWNEAYERLYPGIGSVAPENRNLLWMVFTDGYVRRLLPDWELTSRRFLSEFRAETGPRLGDPAHGVLVERLREASPEFRAGWDSRDIQRFASRERLFDHPDVGLLHLEHHQLALSDHPEIHVVVYTPMPGTDAAERLARLRE
- a CDS encoding GNAT family N-acetyltransferase translates to MAEPEMRVVPANEATADQLDVIFGTRGEPARCRCQWFKSQQKEFRATPIEERTEAHYAQTECGNPEASSTSRLVAFLDDEPVGWCAVEPRTAYPRLLSSRSTIPWAGRNEDRADGDVWSVTCFVTRTGFRRRGVSRALARASVGFAQDRGARALEGYPMITTPDTKVTWGELFVGSRGIFADAGFTEVSRPTKRRVVMRIDF
- a CDS encoding VOC family protein, translating into MSVRSLNHVGIVVDDLDAAISFFAALGVNVQGRSSVDGEWVDRVIGLDGVRSEIVSLRVPGSDVWLELSKFHSPGIDGAPNQPPANRRGLRHLAFVVDEVDATLAHLREMGYDMVGEVQDYEDIYRLCYVRGPEGIIVELAEELGAEERATPPSAEEAVHARVITPNLPVDDIETAKEFYVEFLGLSDEEFNLGWVARFTSPDTGAHVQLVTRDATAPEDSQLSVHVDDVDAAYAEAQRRGYEIVHPLTEEEWGVRRFFVRAPNGSILNIVAHRD
- a CDS encoding NAD-dependent epimerase/dehydratase family protein, yielding MRAIILGGTGAIGGATALRLASRGWDVDVTGRHANAMPGELRDAGVAFHAIDRADTGEIATLMGEGAELLVDAVAYSARDVRALLPVMSSAASTVLISSRAVYVDSVGRHINGDERPRFELPIREDNRTLPPAGDEVSPFTREGYAPSKVAAENTALDSGLPVTVIRPSKVHGRWARNPRTRSFVTRMLRGEPVIALADRGESVDHLTAAVNTAALIETVALRPGRRILNSADPDGPTAAQIVAAVGEHLGWSGRLDLLPAGADGGEHPWHAAHPIVLDTSASLDLGYRPIGTAIELLGDEAHWCADVVRHETSG
- a CDS encoding ectoine synthase, which translates into the protein MIVRTLDEITDTDADIKTDNWRSKRIILAKEGVGFSLHETTLYAGTESEFWYANHIEAVFITQGEGTITDKGTGETHELKPGTVYLLNDHDKHIVRPRTEIKCVCVFNPPVTGREVHDENGVYPLITED